A stretch of the Desulfobacter sp. genome encodes the following:
- a CDS encoding (Fe-S)-binding protein: protein MTPDNIASAPQNCGKCGLCLSVCPVYQILKEEQASPRARLQLIKAFETNTLESSFLLKEIISNCLMCGACARICPSGINHYEKFMDMREKMAAALGDTPAIKGLIFLLAREYRLRAGAKMAGVGQQLTPEFLKKKYRLGQIPISCLPQLNPAPFRQTLPEKIRPKSGKPLRGKLVYFSGCATNYMFEDTGRASVKILKDLGYEVIIPRDQTCCAIPLLYHGAGSKARKNIITNIRALACHDYDHIIVDCTTCGAALKDEYPLYIQRLNKEGIDKGDTLSAQAQTISEKTMDILSFLSKFNLKYDPPPPKISRGVYHAPCHSRNSFNSHPRVQDLLRHLPNLEYVPTAEEDLCCGGGGTFFYEHPKTAQKIMEQKQAQITHTNADLWLTDCPVCRLNLQGNLPLDSQTKIIHPVTLICQAMARETP from the coding sequence AAATCCTGAAAGAAGAACAGGCATCTCCCCGGGCCAGGCTCCAGCTGATCAAGGCATTTGAAACCAATACACTGGAATCCTCTTTCCTGCTCAAAGAAATCATTTCCAACTGCCTCATGTGCGGGGCCTGCGCCCGGATCTGTCCTTCGGGGATCAACCATTATGAAAAATTCATGGACATGCGTGAAAAAATGGCGGCAGCATTGGGCGACACCCCGGCCATCAAGGGATTAATTTTTCTATTGGCCAGAGAGTATCGTCTCAGGGCCGGGGCCAAAATGGCAGGTGTGGGACAGCAACTCACCCCTGAATTTTTGAAAAAAAAATACAGACTGGGCCAGATTCCAATCTCCTGCCTTCCACAGCTCAACCCTGCGCCATTCAGGCAAACCCTGCCCGAAAAGATTCGGCCCAAATCAGGGAAACCCTTGCGGGGAAAACTTGTTTACTTTAGCGGATGCGCCACCAACTACATGTTTGAAGACACGGGAAGGGCAAGCGTCAAAATTCTTAAGGATCTTGGATATGAGGTCATCATCCCCCGGGATCAGACCTGCTGCGCCATCCCCCTGCTCTATCACGGGGCCGGATCCAAGGCCCGCAAAAACATCATCACCAATATCAGGGCCCTGGCCTGCCATGACTACGACCATATTATCGTGGACTGCACCACCTGCGGGGCGGCATTAAAGGATGAATATCCCTTGTATATTCAACGACTGAACAAAGAGGGGATCGACAAAGGAGACACCCTGTCAGCCCAGGCCCAAACAATATCTGAAAAAACAATGGACATACTCAGCTTTTTATCCAAATTCAACCTTAAATATGATCCCCCACCACCCAAGATAAGCCGGGGGGTTTACCATGCCCCCTGCCATTCGAGAAACAGTTTTAACTCGCATCCCCGGGTACAGGATCTGCTGAGACATTTGCCCAACCTTGAGTACGTTCCCACGGCAGAAGAAGATCTGTGCTGCGGCGGGGGCGGTACCTTTTTTTACGAACACCCCAAAACCGCCCAAAAAATCATGGAGCAAAAGCAGGCCCAGATCACTCATACCAATGCAGATCTCTGGCTGACGGACTGCCCGGTCTGCAGGCTCAATCTGCAGGGTAACCTTCCCTTAGACAGCCAAACAAAGATTATCCATCCTGTAACCCTGATCTGCCAGGCCATGGCCCGGGAGACCCCATGA
- a CDS encoding DUF2088 domain-containing protein, which translates to MKICLEKGGTHLSFDLPETKLYGLLKGRDIPGLSHTSISQIIAQGIQDHCPKEIASKKIALIIPDDTRLWARADLFVGDIISALGQKGVKPSQIKIIIALGTHGPIPQKKFARLCGQTIDPKIEILNSAGLDETRLVTIGTTSAGTRVTMTREAWQADHIIIFGGILHHMLAGFGGGRKYILPGISGENAIQTNHALAMDKNGNPHPMVKQGICAGNPVSEDMQEGAEIFLKNKTCTYAAVAANGRGELFYASVGDLHSTFQNGCSALDAACCVDVQTRGDFVLFSAGEKTQMDSFTKPPKPCSMPYLRSKRKANSCLWQNAARAWAMTDLKLPLKNINISPRPLEKS; encoded by the coding sequence ATGAAAATTTGTCTGGAAAAAGGGGGCACACACCTCAGCTTTGATCTTCCCGAAACCAAGCTTTACGGCCTGCTCAAAGGCCGAGATATCCCGGGACTCAGCCATACATCCATCAGTCAGATTATCGCCCAAGGGATTCAGGACCATTGCCCAAAAGAGATTGCCTCAAAAAAAATTGCCCTCATCATACCGGATGACACAAGGCTCTGGGCCAGGGCAGATCTTTTTGTGGGGGATATTATTTCAGCCCTTGGACAAAAAGGGGTCAAACCCAGCCAGATCAAAATTATCATTGCCCTTGGCACCCATGGTCCAATACCCCAAAAAAAGTTTGCCCGGCTGTGCGGCCAAACCATTGACCCTAAAATTGAGATCCTAAATTCCGCAGGCCTGGATGAAACAAGGCTTGTCACCATCGGCACCACCTCTGCCGGCACACGGGTCACCATGACCCGGGAGGCCTGGCAAGCCGATCATATCATCATTTTCGGGGGGATCCTCCACCACATGCTCGCAGGATTCGGCGGCGGCAGAAAATATATTCTTCCCGGGATTTCAGGAGAAAATGCCATCCAGACGAACCATGCCCTGGCCATGGATAAAAACGGGAATCCCCACCCCATGGTAAAGCAGGGCATCTGTGCAGGCAATCCGGTGAGTGAGGACATGCAGGAGGGAGCAGAAATATTTTTAAAAAACAAAACCTGCACCTATGCCGCCGTGGCAGCCAACGGCAGAGGAGAACTCTTTTATGCCTCTGTGGGAGATCTTCATTCCACATTTCAAAACGGATGCTCCGCCCTGGATGCGGCCTGCTGTGTAGATGTTCAAACAAGGGGGGATTTTGTTCTCTTTTCAGCCGGGGAAAAAACACAGATGGACAGCTTTACCAAGCCACCAAAGCCTTGTTCAATGCCGTATCTGCGGTCAAAAAGAAAGGCAAACTCTTGTTTGTGGCAGAATGCGGCCAGGGCGTGGGCAATGACAGATTTAAAGCTGCCCTTAAAAAATATAAACATCAGCCCAAGGCCCTTGGAAAAAAGCTGA
- the modA gene encoding molybdate ABC transporter substrate-binding protein: MRYIYLLIISLMAMPAWAATDLTIYSGAGLMKPMEALRTNFEKDHNVEIKVHYGGSGEIFGMLGMGKCCDVFIPGAEKYTNDAKKNGWLKPGTDQKIVKHIPVIVVPKGNPANIQTLADLGRKDVKITLGDPRACAIGKISKKLLEKNKLYDQVKPQVVVSGPTVNQLLIYVAMNRVQAAIIWEDVVAWAEDKVEVIRIPDQDNIIKTVPCSVTNCSPNPALAQEFTQYISSDKAMAVWEKWGFERCTD, from the coding sequence ATGCGCTATATATACCTATTGATTATTTCCCTCATGGCCATGCCTGCATGGGCCGCAACTGATCTGACCATCTATTCCGGGGCAGGCTTGATGAAGCCCATGGAGGCGTTGAGAACGAATTTTGAAAAAGATCACAACGTTGAAATAAAGGTCCATTACGGAGGATCTGGAGAAATTTTCGGAATGCTTGGCATGGGCAAGTGTTGTGATGTCTTTATTCCCGGGGCTGAAAAATATACCAATGATGCCAAAAAAAACGGATGGCTCAAGCCAGGTACAGACCAGAAGATTGTCAAACATATTCCCGTGATTGTGGTGCCCAAGGGCAACCCTGCCAATATCCAGACCCTTGCGGACCTGGGCCGAAAAGATGTGAAGATAACCCTTGGGGATCCAAGGGCCTGTGCCATCGGCAAAATTTCAAAAAAACTGCTGGAAAAAAACAAATTGTACGACCAGGTCAAACCCCAGGTCGTGGTCTCAGGCCCCACAGTGAACCAATTGCTGATTTATGTGGCCATGAACCGGGTTCAGGCCGCCATTATCTGGGAAGATGTTGTGGCCTGGGCAGAGGACAAGGTGGAAGTGATCCGGATTCCGGACCAGGACAATATTATTAAAACCGTTCCCTGTTCTGTTACCAATTGTTCGCCCAACCCGGCCCTTGCCCAGGAGTTTACCCAATACATCTCCTCGGACAAGGCCATGGCGGTCTGGGAAAAATGGGGGTTTGAAAGATGCACAGACTAA
- a CDS encoding ABC transporter permease subunit, with protein sequence MHRLTWFRLVLITLPIILTAILLAAIISLVLVPSPGEIWASLLSKEMLFSLKLTVWTSLLSTFLVFIVSVPTGYSLSRIDFWGKSIVKAIIDLPIAFPELVLGLCLLLLFGHPVIQESLRAIGLDFVFTKQGIVIAQFFTALPYAVRIIKSTFDFINPRLEFVSRSLRYSMFETFINVSLPLAKNGLLTATIIAFARSIGTFGTVLILAGGSYMQTEVLPITLYLNVSYGNMPMAITSGIILVIVSFIAILVFEKSEASI encoded by the coding sequence ATGCACAGACTAACCTGGTTTCGGTTAGTCTTAATTACCCTTCCAATTATCCTGACCGCAATATTACTGGCCGCGATTATCTCCCTGGTGCTGGTCCCCAGCCCAGGGGAGATCTGGGCATCCTTATTAAGCAAAGAGATGCTGTTCTCACTTAAACTGACGGTCTGGACCAGTCTTTTGTCCACCTTTCTGGTCTTTATTGTTTCAGTGCCCACAGGATATTCTCTTTCCCGGATTGATTTTTGGGGTAAGAGTATTGTCAAGGCAATCATTGATCTTCCCATTGCATTTCCCGAGCTGGTTCTGGGCCTTTGCCTGCTGCTGCTCTTTGGACACCCGGTCATTCAGGAAAGTTTACGGGCCATAGGCCTTGATTTTGTATTTACCAAACAGGGTATTGTTATTGCCCAGTTTTTCACCGCCCTTCCCTATGCGGTCAGGATTATAAAATCAACCTTTGACTTTATTAATCCCCGCCTGGAATTTGTATCCCGAAGCCTTAGATATTCGATGTTTGAAACATTTATAAATGTATCTTTGCCATTGGCCAAAAACGGTCTTCTAACTGCGACAATTATTGCCTTTGCCCGGAGTATCGGCACCTTTGGCACTGTGTTGATCCTTGCAGGCGGGTCATATATGCAGACAGAGGTTCTTCCCATCACCCTCTACCTGAACGTTTCTTACGGTAATATGCCAATGGCGATCACATCGGGTATTATCCTTGTGATTGTCTCTTTTATTGCCATTTTGGTATTTGAAAAATCAGAGGCCAGCATATGA
- the recB gene encoding exodeoxyribonuclease V subunit beta has product MKIFPQLDPFTLDLEQVTLIEASAGTGKTYTITTLFARLVAMGYPVESILVVTFTEAAASELKLRIRQRLSACLSACNGQENPEARTDELAVFLNSQAQAPLIRKRLSLAITCFDQAAIMTIHSFCFSVLKENAVESGVNFDMELLADSQGFFSETAMDFFTARINDEDPLFLDFLDKAGITPEKIQNELRGAVARPGLKVFPDAAVFRSIGDEYRQAVQEVRAILTREKDLILTLISTHKGVDKRSYSKKNLPLWLDLSQKALKEENRVFVMTEQGDPLYKFTRTRMAQKTKAAHTPPGHPFFDHCEHLLSLYLVMEENLVAVKLEFLEYYAKALARMKETQGACFFDDLINDLASALHSFRSKHLKQAVLESYQACLIDEFQDTDPGQYDIFSILFKPKNFVLPFFMIGDPKQAIYGFRGGDIFAYLSACEQSCQQFTLATNYRSAPLLVDGINAIFSRVPAPFGFKEIPFHPVATPKTAKNRLVCDKIFAPPFNFVFVPTKNLPQDAKGWVKKGAGLAAIPDILAKDILSLLLNPSTRILDTREKEDIPRKISLKDMAVLVRTNDQAQAVQKALSQSNIPSFLSKTGSVFDSAQAVELFDILSAVDRPEHTGFLKAALASSVYGMTPQMFELMDKEHTLLESWQDRFASYHKIWEEKGFVPMISRLFHDEDLRPAPCDALCERALTNFYHLIELISKMALHQDLSRPFLLKWVQNQLSKETREETADELRLESDHSAVAIVTIHKSKGLEYPIVFLPYLWTGKGRPGTKGPVLYHDPDEDFRLCLDLGSPQIDRARAFKDQEDHAEEMRLLYVALTRASVMCQIYWGAFSGANTSALGCLLHPDGFPDETAMVEDLNDFAAKYPQSIALKAPELPPHPFYLPRSPALDQDLVPQKMSRDILFDWRITSYSALISGQGGHETVQREKSPGLDDMIILENFPKGAGAGDFFHSVFEDIDFSDPATIEPIISKKLVQYGFSGRGFGQQVLAMVNEVLSCPLNSRDNSLFSLDEITMDNRFTEMEFCFDMKGFDLAAMARLFACLPGEHNYGQRLKKMSIPNFKGFVKGFIDLVVQHNNKWYIMDYKSNYLGPAYGDYDPPNLHQAMVSHDYILQYHLYLVALDRYLRFRLKEYDYDLHMGGVFYLFIRGMKKNSQSGVFFHRPSKKIMEAFSGALLSS; this is encoded by the coding sequence GTGAAGATCTTCCCTCAATTAGACCCCTTTACCCTGGATCTTGAGCAGGTCACCCTGATCGAGGCCTCGGCCGGCACAGGCAAGACCTATACCATCACGACCTTGTTTGCAAGACTTGTGGCCATGGGATACCCTGTGGAATCCATCCTGGTGGTCACCTTTACCGAGGCTGCGGCGTCGGAACTCAAACTTCGGATAAGACAACGGCTTAGCGCCTGCCTTAGCGCCTGTAACGGCCAGGAAAACCCGGAGGCGCGGACAGACGAACTGGCCGTTTTTTTAAATTCCCAAGCCCAGGCCCCCTTGATCCGGAAACGGTTGAGCCTGGCCATTACCTGCTTTGACCAGGCAGCCATCATGACCATCCATTCCTTTTGTTTTTCCGTGCTCAAGGAGAATGCCGTTGAGAGCGGGGTTAATTTTGATATGGAACTTCTGGCTGACAGCCAGGGGTTTTTTTCCGAAACCGCCATGGATTTTTTCACGGCCCGGATCAATGATGAGGATCCCTTGTTTTTGGATTTTCTGGACAAGGCCGGCATCACCCCGGAAAAGATTCAAAATGAGCTAAGGGGGGCAGTGGCGCGTCCGGGACTTAAGGTTTTTCCTGACGCTGCGGTTTTCAGGTCCATTGGAGATGAGTACAGGCAGGCTGTACAGGAGGTGCGGGCAATTCTCACCCGGGAAAAAGACCTGATCCTTACCTTGATTTCGACCCACAAGGGCGTGGATAAACGAAGCTATTCCAAAAAGAATCTGCCCCTTTGGCTGGATCTCAGCCAAAAAGCCCTTAAAGAGGAAAACCGTGTCTTTGTCATGACCGAACAAGGGGATCCTTTGTATAAATTTACCCGGACCCGGATGGCTCAAAAAACCAAGGCCGCCCATACACCGCCGGGTCATCCTTTTTTTGACCATTGTGAACACCTCTTAAGCCTTTATCTGGTCATGGAAGAAAACCTTGTGGCCGTCAAGCTTGAATTTCTTGAGTATTATGCCAAGGCACTGGCCAGGATGAAAGAGACCCAAGGGGCCTGCTTTTTTGACGACCTGATCAATGATCTGGCATCCGCACTTCACTCTTTTCGCTCCAAACATTTGAAACAGGCGGTTCTGGAAAGCTATCAAGCCTGTCTTATTGACGAGTTCCAGGATACAGACCCCGGACAATATGATATTTTTTCAATCCTGTTCAAACCTAAAAATTTTGTTCTGCCTTTTTTTATGATCGGTGATCCCAAGCAGGCCATTTACGGGTTCAGGGGCGGGGATATCTTTGCCTATCTTTCAGCCTGTGAGCAAAGCTGTCAGCAATTTACCCTGGCCACAAATTACAGGTCTGCCCCGTTGCTGGTTGACGGAATCAATGCCATTTTTTCCAGGGTTCCGGCCCCGTTTGGATTTAAGGAGATTCCCTTTCATCCGGTTGCCACCCCTAAAACAGCCAAAAACCGTCTGGTTTGCGATAAGATTTTCGCTCCGCCTTTTAATTTTGTTTTTGTGCCAACTAAAAATTTGCCACAGGATGCTAAGGGGTGGGTTAAAAAAGGGGCCGGTCTGGCAGCGATTCCGGATATTCTGGCCAAAGACATTCTGTCTTTGCTTTTAAACCCGTCAACCCGGATATTGGATACCCGGGAAAAAGAGGATATTCCCCGGAAAATATCCTTGAAAGACATGGCCGTTCTGGTCAGGACCAATGACCAGGCCCAGGCGGTTCAAAAGGCGTTATCCCAATCTAATATTCCTTCGTTTTTATCCAAAACAGGATCTGTGTTTGATTCTGCCCAGGCCGTTGAGCTTTTTGATATCCTCTCTGCCGTGGACCGGCCGGAACATACCGGGTTTTTAAAGGCAGCCCTTGCCTCTTCTGTCTATGGCATGACCCCCCAGATGTTTGAACTCATGGACAAGGAGCACACCCTTTTGGAATCATGGCAGGACCGGTTTGCAAGCTATCATAAAATCTGGGAGGAGAAAGGATTTGTCCCCATGATTTCAAGGCTTTTTCATGATGAAGACCTAAGGCCTGCGCCTTGCGATGCTCTTTGTGAAAGGGCGTTGACCAATTTTTATCATCTGATTGAGCTGATATCCAAAATGGCCCTTCACCAGGATCTGTCCCGGCCCTTTTTGTTGAAATGGGTTCAAAACCAGCTGTCCAAAGAGACCCGGGAGGAGACGGCTGACGAACTTCGCCTGGAAAGCGACCATAGTGCCGTGGCCATTGTGACCATTCACAAGAGCAAGGGACTTGAATATCCCATTGTGTTTCTGCCCTATCTGTGGACGGGTAAAGGCCGCCCGGGGACCAAAGGCCCGGTTCTTTACCATGACCCGGATGAGGATTTCAGGCTTTGTCTGGATTTGGGTTCGCCCCAAATTGACCGGGCAAGGGCGTTTAAAGATCAAGAAGATCACGCCGAAGAGATGCGCCTGCTCTATGTGGCATTAACCCGGGCCTCTGTTATGTGTCAAATCTATTGGGGGGCTTTTTCAGGGGCCAATACCTCAGCGCTCGGCTGTTTGCTTCATCCGGACGGATTCCCGGATGAAACCGCCATGGTTGAGGACTTAAACGATTTTGCCGCAAAATATCCCCAAAGTATAGCATTAAAAGCCCCTGAGCTGCCGCCCCATCCTTTTTATCTGCCCAGGTCGCCGGCGTTGGATCAGGACCTTGTCCCCCAAAAGATGTCCCGGGACATTTTGTTTGACTGGCGAATAACCAGCTATTCCGCTCTTATTTCAGGGCAGGGAGGCCATGAGACGGTCCAAAGGGAAAAAAGCCCTGGCCTTGATGACATGATCATTCTGGAAAATTTTCCAAAGGGGGCCGGTGCCGGAGATTTTTTTCATTCTGTGTTTGAGGATATTGATTTTTCAGATCCTGCCACCATTGAACCCATTATTTCAAAAAAACTTGTTCAATACGGTTTTTCAGGCAGAGGCTTTGGCCAGCAGGTCCTGGCGATGGTAAATGAGGTCTTGTCCTGCCCCTTGAATTCCAGGGACAATTCTTTGTTTTCCCTGGATGAAATTACCATGGATAACCGGTTTACGGAGATGGAATTTTGTTTTGACATGAAAGGGTTTGACCTGGCTGCCATGGCCCGATTGTTTGCCTGCCTGCCCGGAGAACATAATTACGGCCAGCGCCTGAAAAAAATGTCAATTCCTAATTTTAAGGGGTTTGTCAAGGGGTTTATAGACCTTGTGGTCCAGCACAACAACAAGTGGTATATCATGGATTATAAATCCAACTATCTCGGGCCAGCCTATGGGGATTATGACCCACCAAACCTCCACCAGGCAATGGTCTCACACGATTATATCCTCCAATACCATCTCTACCTTGTTGCCCTGGACCGGTATCTTCGTTTTCGCCTGAAAGAGTATGATTATGATCTCCATATGGGCGGGGTTTTTTATCTGTTTATCCGGGGGATGAAAAAAAATAGTCAGAGCGGGGTCTTTTTTCACCGGCCTTCAAAAAAGATTATGGAAGCCTTTTCAGGGGCCCTGTTGTCTTCCTGA
- a CDS encoding ATP-binding cassette domain-containing protein, which yields MSYLSIENLSIKLGDFELKSLDLNLDQGDYAVIIDPTGSGKSILLECIIGFFQPEKGKIILDGDDIVNDLPEKRGIGIVYQDYALLPHLSVFENIAYGLKKVEKHNIKTKVEEIAASLKIDHLLERKPDTLSGGEQQRTALARSLVVNPRLLLMDEPFSALAPGTRREIRQLLCDVIDKKCTTVIHVTHDMKDLWALADKAAILRKGQVLQCGSVRQIFERPANKFVAAFVGASFWGARVGEKINGETLLKLDDFNIMSTDEAIQGERVKVAVRPEEICLYNTPPSHLNGDSLIKTRVQQIKCEGEIWSLRVKIRNTALNINSTRNMMTGLYPKPGDTLYARINADHVRIIQ from the coding sequence ATGAGTTATTTGAGCATTGAAAATTTAAGCATAAAATTAGGGGATTTTGAACTTAAATCACTGGACCTGAATTTAGACCAGGGAGATTATGCCGTTATCATCGATCCCACAGGTTCAGGAAAAAGTATTTTACTTGAATGCATTATCGGATTTTTCCAGCCGGAAAAAGGGAAAATTATCCTGGACGGTGACGATATTGTCAATGATCTGCCGGAAAAAAGAGGGATTGGGATCGTATACCAGGATTATGCCCTTTTGCCCCACCTCTCTGTATTTGAAAATATTGCCTATGGGTTAAAAAAGGTAGAAAAACACAATATCAAAACCAAGGTTGAAGAGATTGCAGCCAGCCTCAAGATTGACCATCTTCTGGAACGAAAGCCGGATACGCTCTCGGGCGGGGAGCAGCAGCGGACAGCCCTTGCCCGCTCCCTGGTGGTCAATCCGCGGCTCTTGCTCATGGACGAACCCTTTTCAGCACTTGCCCCGGGGACGCGCAGGGAGATTCGCCAGCTTCTCTGTGACGTGATTGATAAAAAATGCACCACCGTCATTCATGTGACCCATGATATGAAGGACCTTTGGGCCCTTGCCGACAAAGCTGCAATTTTAAGAAAAGGGCAAGTGCTCCAATGCGGAAGCGTCAGGCAGATTTTTGAAAGACCTGCCAATAAATTTGTGGCAGCGTTTGTGGGCGCCTCATTCTGGGGTGCACGTGTGGGTGAAAAAATTAACGGTGAGACCCTTTTAAAACTGGATGATTTTAATATCATGTCCACGGATGAGGCCATCCAAGGAGAACGGGTCAAGGTGGCGGTCCGTCCTGAAGAAATTTGCCTGTACAATACCCCGCCAAGCCATTTAAACGGGGACAGTTTAATTAAAACCAGAGTTCAGCAAATCAAATGTGAAGGAGAAATCTGGTCTCTTCGTGTCAAAATAAGGAACACGGCTCTGAATATTAACTCAACACGGAATATGATGACCGGATTGTATCCAAAGCCAGGGGACACACTTTATGCCAGGATCAATGCCGATCATGTCAGGATTATCCAATAA
- a CDS encoding helix-turn-helix transcriptional regulator, which yields MDEKSIAENIKKLRISNQMTLQDLASKTGLTKGYLSKVERAQKAPPYSTLTKIAAGLDIEVTSLLAGQVDPISDVRFFLSRQDNRKLIRETDQETGYDYEVLAEGKPGKNMDPFIIHAPFEITRTYTHEGEESIYVIDGQIEFHYGEEVYLLNPGDNIYFDSIVPHVGKSLGTHKAKLLVVIYFYKRNR from the coding sequence ATGGACGAAAAAAGCATAGCCGAAAACATCAAAAAACTCAGGATTAGCAATCAGATGACCCTCCAGGATCTGGCCTCTAAAACCGGCCTGACCAAGGGGTATCTTTCCAAGGTAGAAAGGGCCCAAAAAGCCCCGCCCTACTCCACTTTGACCAAGATTGCAGCTGGCCTGGACATTGAGGTCACCTCTCTTTTGGCCGGCCAGGTGGATCCCATTTCAGATGTCCGCTTTTTTTTAAGCCGCCAGGACAACCGCAAGCTGATCCGGGAGACAGACCAGGAGACCGGGTATGATTATGAAGTTCTGGCCGAGGGAAAGCCCGGAAAAAACATGGATCCGTTTATCATCCATGCCCCCTTTGAAATCACCCGGACCTATACCCATGAAGGGGAAGAATCCATCTATGTCATTGACGGGCAAATAGAATTTCATTACGGGGAGGAGGTTTATCTGCTCAACCCGGGCGACAATATTTATTTTGACTCCATTGTTCCCCATGTGGGCAAAAGCCTGGGAACACACAAGGCCAAACTCTTGGTGGTCATTTATTTTTATAAACGAAACCGTTAA